From a single Leptidea sinapis chromosome 1, ilLepSina1.1, whole genome shotgun sequence genomic region:
- the LOC126979562 gene encoding uncharacterized protein LOC126979562: MLGFILRQGNLFAENAGSLYPTTSAAMMAQAALSDKSPEDQLEDIKGIASQITMAIESEMANLLSYAVTTYDKDTGKNTLRKKRSIESPLDSTQLVMRLLKHIKSNNDYQNIAIEKMMSAQEIADKYNIPFKADPEILSDLALAGNEQVKELTSIIKDACDLKNTSRCESQVIKNCQESNKTNIAVPATKEKFQTHDKDFARYNSYFSESQPISCSPVTPRPSFYDSISYNPNEYSYCPMEQVPSNFMFDEPEELVGEEIEETVSSKVFIEDEQEPGTSTVNHVTHYTITEKSHFRKPHIEKLPEQMQYYFFLM; the protein is encoded by the exons atgcttggtttcATTTTAAGGCAGGGAA ACCTTTTTGCGGAAAATGCTGGATCACTATACCCAACTACATCAGCAGCGATGATGGCACAAGCTGCTCTGTCAGATAAATCACCAGAAGATCAACTGGAAGATATCAAAGGTATAGCAAGTCAAATAACAATGGCAATTGAGAGTGAAATGGCAAATCTTCTATCTTATGCTGTCACGACATACGATAAAGACACTGGAAAAAATACTCTACGAAAGAAACGGTCAATTGAATCACCTCTAGATAGCACTCAACTTGTAATGAGATTACTGAAACATATAAAATCAAACAACGATTACCAAAATATAGCAATTGAGAAAATGATGAGTGCTCAAGAGATTGCTGATAAATACAACATTCCATTTAAAGCTGATCCTGAAATTTTAAGTGATCTTGCATTGGCTGGTAATGAGCAGGTTAAGGAActaacttcaataataaaagATGCGTGCGACTTGAAAAATACATCAAGATGTGAATCTCAAGTAATTAAGAATTGTCAGGAATctaacaaaacaaacattgcTGTACCGGCAACAAAAGAAAAATTCCAGACTCATGACAAAGATTTTGCAAGGTATAACTCTTACTTTTCTGAGTCACAGCCAATTTCCTGCAGCCCAGTTACGCCAAGGCCTAGCTTTTATGATTCTATATCGTACAATCCAAACGAATACTCTTACTGTCCGATGGAACAAGTGCCATCCAATTTTATGTTTGACGAACCTGAGGAGTTAGTTGGTGAAGAGATTGAAGAGACTGTATCGTCGAAAGTATTCATAGAGGATGAACAGGAACCTGGCACATCCACAGTCAATCATGTTACGCACTACACAATAACGGAAAAATCTCACTTCAGGAAGCCACACATTGAAAAATTACCAGAACAAATGCAATATTACTTCTttctaatgtaa